The genomic window AATGGCACAACCATTGACTGGTGCATCTTCACCCACGGTGATATGGGATTCCATCTGCTGGAAAGCTGTTGAAACCTTGGTAAATCGGCTGCAAATGCGTATCGCGAAGGCCACTCGGGAAGGGAAACGCGGCAAAGTCAAATCTCTGCAGCGAATTTTGACCCATTCATTTTACGGTAAACTATTAGCCGTAAAACGAGTAACCAGAAACTCTGGCCGGAAAACGGCGGGGGTGGACGGTATCATTTGGAAAAGCTCAAAATCAAAAATGCAGGCAACTCTTTCGCTAAAGTGCAGAGGGTACCACCCAATACCACTACGGCGAATATATATCCCCAAAAGAAATGGAAAGCAACGTCCACTGGGAATTCCAGCAATGAAGGATAGAGCAATGCAAGCACTGCACCTGCTTGCTCTTGAACCCATCGCGGAAACCTTAGCAGACAAAAATTCATACGGATTCAGACCCAAACGTTCATGCGCGGATGCAATCGAACAGTGTTTTATCACACTGGCCAAGAAAGTAGCGCCCACATGGATTTTGGAAGGAGATATCAGAGCGTGCTTCGATAAAATCTCTCATGAATGGCTGGAAAACAATATCCCTATGGATAAAAATATCCTCCATAAATGGTTGAAATCGGGCTACATGGAGAAAACAAAACTCTATTCGACCGAAGAAGGCACGCCTCAAGGGGGAATCATTTCCCCTACGCTGGCGAATATGACTTTGGATGGTCTAGAAGCCATAATTAAGAATGTGGTCAAGAAATCTGACAAGGCCAACTTCATACGCTATGCTGATGACTTTATCGTAACTGCCGATACTAGAGAAGTATTGGAAAATAAAGTAAAACCAGCTATCGAAGCTTTCTTAAATAGTCGTGGTTTAGAACTCTCGCAAGAGAAAACG from Gammaproteobacteria bacterium includes these protein-coding regions:
- the ltrA gene encoding group II intron reverse transcriptase/maturase — protein: MTAMAQPLTGASSPTVIWDSICWKAVETLVNRLQMRIAKATREGKRGKVKSLQRILTHSFYGKLLAVKRVTRNSGRKTAGVDGIIWKSSKSKMQATLSLKCRGYHPIPLRRIYIPKRNGKQRPLGIPAMKDRAMQALHLLALEPIAETLADKNSYGFRPKRSCADAIEQCFITLAKKVAPTWILEGDIRACFDKISHEWLENNIPMDKNILHKWLKSGYMEKTKLYSTEEGTPQGGIISPTLANMTLDGLEAIIKNVVKKSDKANFIRYADDFIVTADTREVLENKVKPAIEAFLNSRGLELSQEKTKITHIEDGFDFLGFNVRKYNGKLLIKPAKKHVLSFLSGIRELIKHNGTETTEGLILTLNKRVRGWANYYRHAVSKKIFSYVDNCIYDAICRWMKRRHPGKSWNWLRKKYFRSQALRNWIFSVKFRNKDGEMKNLDLFKAGSVAIKRHIKIRNNAHPYDPAFTEYFVKRDKGHLVSLWKCIFGT